A genomic window from Acidimicrobiales bacterium includes:
- a CDS encoding AMP-binding protein has product MRLRPTLTATRARDYRRPGGPWDVPPLDAVLSPRSGAPVRLVDGSVRLTGPELDSLVGALAGGLRANGVRRGDAVAWQLPNWHESVLLYRACWRLGAVAAPLHHSWGPSEVERILELIEPKLVLGGTGMPAREARRAVPVRGPEGEFPNLLGTSSPPPAARPTDLAVVVFTSGSTGEPKAVLHTQRTLAYKARLMTGVHGLGRDDAVLMPAPLAHVSGLLNAVLVPGAAGMLTVLMERWDPEAALTAVETERISFMVGPPTFFLGLMSAGTFSRRRVASLRLVSSGGTGVSPAFVATATEELGCLVKRSYGSTEAPTVTTTMSSDAPRQAQETDGKAVGEVELRISDPSSGRPLPPGAEGELWVRGPELFAGYAEASQTQEATRRGWFRTGDLAVLDRDHSLTIVGRIKDVIIRGGENIATAEVESVLEAHPSVRQAVAVGYPDVRLGERVAVFVVTDDRFDLEACRAWFAERGVARFKVPELVVPVAGLPTTAAGKADRAGLRERLLAVASGRPPGPAP; this is encoded by the coding sequence GTGCGCCTGCGCCCCACGCTCACCGCCACGAGAGCTCGTGACTACCGCCGCCCCGGCGGCCCCTGGGACGTGCCCCCGCTCGACGCCGTCCTGTCGCCCCGATCGGGGGCGCCGGTCCGCCTGGTCGACGGCTCGGTCCGCCTGACGGGGCCCGAGCTCGATTCCCTCGTGGGCGCGTTGGCCGGAGGCCTTCGGGCCAACGGCGTGCGCCGGGGTGACGCGGTGGCCTGGCAGCTGCCCAATTGGCACGAGTCGGTCCTCCTCTACCGGGCCTGCTGGCGGCTGGGGGCGGTGGCCGCCCCTCTCCACCACTCGTGGGGCCCCAGTGAGGTCGAGCGCATCCTGGAGCTGATCGAACCCAAGCTGGTGCTCGGCGGCACCGGGATGCCGGCCCGCGAGGCGCGCCGGGCCGTGCCTGTCCGAGGCCCGGAGGGAGAGTTCCCGAACCTCCTCGGTACGAGCAGCCCTCCACCCGCAGCCCGGCCGACCGATCTGGCCGTCGTGGTGTTCACCTCGGGGTCGACGGGCGAGCCCAAGGCGGTGCTCCACACCCAGCGAACCCTCGCGTACAAGGCCCGCCTGATGACCGGCGTGCACGGGCTGGGGCGCGACGACGCGGTGCTGATGCCGGCTCCCCTCGCCCACGTCTCGGGGCTGCTCAACGCCGTGCTGGTGCCGGGGGCAGCCGGGATGCTCACGGTGCTCATGGAGCGGTGGGACCCCGAGGCGGCGCTGACGGCCGTGGAAACCGAGCGGATCAGCTTCATGGTCGGCCCGCCGACGTTCTTTCTCGGACTGATGTCGGCCGGCACCTTCTCCCGTCGACGGGTGGCCAGTCTGAGGCTGGTGTCGAGTGGCGGCACCGGGGTGAGCCCCGCCTTCGTCGCCACCGCGACCGAAGAGCTCGGGTGTCTGGTCAAGCGCAGCTACGGCTCCACCGAGGCCCCCACGGTGACGACCACCATGTCCAGTGACGCGCCGCGTCAGGCCCAGGAGACCGACGGCAAAGCAGTCGGTGAGGTGGAGCTGAGGATCAGCGATCCTTCCAGCGGCCGGCCTCTGCCTCCCGGCGCCGAGGGCGAGCTGTGGGTGCGCGGTCCCGAGCTGTTCGCCGGTTACGCGGAGGCGTCCCAGACCCAGGAGGCCACCCGGCGAGGATGGTTCCGCACCGGGGACCTTGCCGTGCTCGACCGCGACCACTCACTCACCATCGTCGGCAGGATCAAGGACGTGATCATCCGCGGGGGCGAGAACATCGCCACGGCCGAGGTGGAATCGGTACTCGAGGCCCACCCCTCCGTGCGCCAGGCCGTCGCCGTGGGCTATCCCGACGTCCGCCTGGGCGAGCGGGTGGCGGTCTTCGTGGTGACCGACGATCGCTTCGACCTCGAGGCCTGCCGGGCGTGGTTCGCCGAGCGGGGCGTGGCCCGGTTCAAGGTCCCCGAGCTCGTCGTCCCCGTCGCCGGACTTCCGACCACCGCTGCAGGCAAGGCTGACCGGGCGGGCCTCAGGGAACGGCTCCTGGCCGTGGCGTCCGGCCGGCCTCCCGGGCCGGCCCCGTAG
- a CDS encoding DUF2127 domain-containing protein translates to MPERRRRRLHISYELLSCATEDHALVGTDAATIRPEDYLIARELDGGRWYRCLRCDSWVAMAPPAEPRRAHPPDRDEIELPLRGRPLRDRYVLRLIALDRAVHVVVLSALAVAIFVFVTHRSQLQQAVYRILGDVQGGVGGPAHTVHRGFLGELDKVVSLQPHTLEIAGGLVAGYAVLEAVEMVGLWYGRRWAEYLTFVATTVLLPLEVYELTTRITALKVIALVVNLAIVVYLLLAKRLFGLRGGERALQAIRERELGWSAIERATPPTFDARRVAATGPAREAGRTPRPGAVP, encoded by the coding sequence ATGCCTGAGCGCAGACGTCGTCGGCTCCACATCAGCTACGAGCTGCTGAGCTGTGCCACCGAGGATCACGCGCTGGTGGGCACCGACGCCGCCACCATCCGCCCCGAGGACTACCTGATCGCCCGCGAGCTCGACGGCGGCCGCTGGTACCGCTGTCTTCGGTGCGACAGCTGGGTCGCGATGGCGCCGCCGGCGGAGCCGCGCCGTGCCCACCCGCCCGACAGAGACGAGATCGAGCTCCCGCTGCGGGGCCGGCCGCTGCGGGACCGCTACGTGCTCCGCCTCATCGCCCTCGACCGGGCCGTGCACGTCGTCGTCCTCTCCGCGCTGGCCGTGGCCATCTTCGTCTTCGTCACGCACCGGTCCCAGCTGCAGCAGGCGGTGTACCGCATCCTGGGTGACGTCCAAGGTGGCGTCGGCGGTCCGGCCCACACCGTCCATCGAGGTTTCCTTGGTGAGCTCGACAAGGTCGTGTCGCTGCAGCCCCACACGCTCGAGATCGCCGGCGGACTTGTCGCCGGCTACGCCGTGCTGGAGGCGGTCGAGATGGTGGGGCTGTGGTACGGACGGCGGTGGGCCGAGTACTTGACATTCGTGGCTACCACGGTGCTGCTCCCCCTCGAGGTCTACGAGCTGACGACCAGGATCACCGCTCTCAAGGTGATCGCCCTCGTCGTCAACCTCGCCATCGTCGTGTACCTGCTCCTGGCCAAGCGGCTCTTCGGGCTTCGCGGTGGGGAACGCGCCCTTCAGGCCATCCGTGAGCGCGAGCTGGGCTGGAGCGCCATCGAGCGGGCCACGCCTCCCACGTTCGACGCTCGACGGGTCGCGGCTACGGGGCCGGCCCGGGAGGCCGGCCGGACGCCACGGCCAGGAGCCGTTCCCTGA
- a CDS encoding ABC transporter ATP-binding protein, with translation RAGYGRIEVLHGVDLSVPRASVLALLGPNGAGKTTTLKVACGRMRPTAGGVWHEETAVVTRSPDGLARKGVCIIPEGRGVFPNLSVTENLRMWTYRGGVSRSEVEERAFGRFPRLRDRRGQLAGTLSGGEQQMLAISRALSTNPTLLLLDEISMGLAPIVVAELYEVVAQLAAEGIAIVIVEQFVRTALGVADRAAIMAQGRIQLEGEPGEVGDAVLDIYLRRASTH, from the coding sequence AGGGCCGGCTACGGGCGCATCGAGGTGCTGCACGGGGTGGATCTGTCGGTGCCCAGGGCGAGCGTGCTCGCCCTGCTGGGCCCCAACGGCGCCGGCAAGACGACGACCCTCAAGGTGGCTTGCGGCCGCATGCGACCGACCGCCGGAGGTGTCTGGCACGAAGAGACCGCGGTGGTCACGCGGTCGCCCGACGGGCTCGCTCGCAAGGGGGTGTGCATCATCCCGGAAGGACGGGGCGTGTTCCCCAACCTCAGCGTGACCGAGAACCTCCGCATGTGGACCTATCGGGGCGGGGTCAGCCGGTCCGAGGTGGAGGAGCGCGCCTTCGGCCGGTTTCCTCGACTGCGCGACCGTCGCGGCCAGCTGGCCGGCACCCTCTCGGGTGGCGAGCAGCAGATGCTGGCGATCTCGCGGGCGCTGTCCACCAACCCGACGCTGCTCCTCCTGGACGAGATCTCCATGGGGCTGGCTCCGATCGTGGTGGCCGAGCTGTACGAGGTGGTCGCCCAGCTGGCCGCCGAGGGAATCGCCATCGTGATCGTCGAGCAGTTCGTGCGGACCGCCCTCGGGGTGGCCGATCGGGCGGCCATCATGGCCCAGGGCCGTATCCAGCTGGAGGGCGAGCCGGGCGAGGTGGGCGACGCGGTCCTCGACATCTATCTGCGGAGAGCATCGACCCATTGA